TTCACACAACCCACACAATGGAAGGGTTGGCAGTACCAGCGTGCCAACATACAGAATGATGATCACAGAACTAAAAGAATGGAATAGTTACTTTAGTTAATGATACATGCATTGAGTCACTTATGATTTCCGCACAAAATCTTGCTCCTGACAGTTGATGACATGTGACTTAAACACGGAGACAAAAGATGCAGGATGTCATATAATTTGACAAGCCCTGAAAGCTTAGTGGCCGGCAGGATTTCTATTCCATGACAAGTATGAAGGATCACCAAGCTTCCTGCAATGGATACACAAAGTGGTTAACGCTACTAAGAACTAAGGTAGGGTTTACCGTTTTGTATTAGTAACAAGAATGATATGTATAAGAGGGTATCATATGTAGATAACAAGACATGAACACATGAAGGATATTAGAATCAAGATTATTGTTCTGTTCCCTGAGTAAAGCATTTATGAGTAGCAGCTGGATCTACACCCACATACCAGCTAAGATATTTTATCGATCACAAAGAACATGCACATTTCAGATCATTTGTAGGTTTCATACATCCAGCATGCATCTGACACAATATCATACAACTCAAGTGTAACTAGTTAAGGTTTTATCATGGATATGGATGGTGCTGCGATGCTAGCCTCTTCTAAATTGATCTTTGAATTACTGACACAAGCAACTAAGATATAGGTATGACAGATAAAACTGGAAAACACAATGAAGATATAGAAACTGAAAACTTATGCACATGGCCAAGAAAAAAAATACATGTTTAAGAAAAGGGTGAAAATATGCCTGAAGAATAAAAAAATGGTCTCAAAACTACAGTACATCCATGTAATGTAAAAACCAGATATAGAATAAAACATATTAGGGCATGCTTAGTATTTTCCAACGAAGGAGGATGTACTTAACCAGACCAGATATCACCtactcttctttttcctttttactttTCATTTGTTGCTAGTAGCACATACATTAATTTCCACTCAACAACTGGAAGACAACTTTTAAAGCCTTCCCAGGCACTAATGCTGGCTCAACATGCCAATGTGGACTAAGTACTTAACCAGACCAGATATCACCTACTCTTCTTTTCACTTTTTACTTTTCATTTGTTGCTAGTAGCACATACATTAATTTCCACTCAACAACCGGAAGACAACTTTTAAAGCCTTCCCAGGCACTAATGCTGGCTCAACATGCCAATGTGGACTAAGTTGTCTAGACTAGTATTGATTCTGCCAAACCATAAAAAAACCAATCTGGTTCATTCCTATGCAGTCCGACTAAATAAATTATGCTGCATGCTCTAGTTTCATAACAGTACAAACAAACACATGAAATGTTTTGGCATGAAATAAATTTGAAGGAACTGAAGTCGACCAAAAGAACATGGATTGCTACCAATAGAACATGATGTTGCAGTTCACCAATCTAAAAGTGCAAAACACTATCTTTAACAGGCCCAATAAGTGCATCCTTCGGTTAGAAAAGTCCATATTTTTTGCATTGTCATTAAAGATAAACTGAATACTCCACATTCTTTTCACTATAAATACAGAAAGTCTATGATATCTCATAAGTATATTCATATTCTGCAAACAATGACACTTAGCAAAAGTGTCAAGCCATCACACGAACAGAAGAAACATAGCAACATGGTGGAAGCTCTAAAAACACCTAGGATGAATTATTATTTGCATAATGGTAGTTACCATATATGTTAAACAAAATTAAAGCATATTAAGCTATTTCAACATTTTAATATTACCTTAccaaaaaatttgaaaaattgCTTATAAATAAGAACAACTAAAACTAAATTTGTCATCATAGAGGAGCTTTATTTGTTAGATTACTGGATACAACTAATCCCATCTTCCAAATAGATTTAGCCACTCTGATCGATTTGCAAGTATCTTTTGCAAGGAAGATAAGTCAACAGGAAAACATATATCTACAGTTTATAAGAGGTTTGGTAGGCATAGACTTTCCAACatttcattatttctaagagGACATAAGTGAACATCAATTTGACAGTAACAATCAGCTTTTCCCCAACCACAGATGGTATAAATCTATGATACCAATAAGCAGAAAATGATAACTAAAGGAAAAACTAAAAGTAGCTATGCACCCGCCCTCCATAACTTACTTTAAGATGGTCAACCTATTTTAGCTTGTATAGGTTTTTAATCTTCCACCGTACCGGtgtttgctcggtacggtatgatgcAGTGTACCGAGCAATATGCCAaggtgtaccgagtggtacgcCATGGCGTATCGAGCGGTATTACTATCGGCCGCCTCCCCTGATAAAGTCATGCAAGCCTTTACCAAACCCCAACATCCAAAATCCAAGAGCAATGAGGAAGAACGATCATCGCCTTTACCAAACCTGTCTCATCTACACACACTGAATTCCCCAAAACCGACGGCCACCAATTGGCTGTTGTCGGCGTGCAAGTATCCTAGGACCCCTTCCTTCATCGTCAACTGCAACCTCCCCGACCACAGCGGCCACGATCCCTCGACCACCCCATCCAACGACGACTGCTTCCTCTACGAGAAGTTCCACTCCCTCTACACACATGAGGAGGTACGACGAGGACCCGCCCCCTGCTGTGTTCCGCCCGATGGAGCCCTTCTTTGTGTCACCCACCGAGTCCAACTCCCTTCTCCGAGATGCTAGACCCAGCGTCGCAGCCTTGTCTTCCTCGCTGTTGTGCTCCTCCTCTTGTACATTAGATCCCAAGCCAAATACCTGATACCGCCCGATAGCGGACGGTTTGTGAGTCGGTCAGTTGACAGATTagtacgtactgcccgtaccgaacggtacggtacgatattcaaATCACTGGTTTCAACCACACTTAACAAAGGCGGAATGAAGTGTAAGATGGATTTCTAAATGAGCTAGTTATCTCCCATTGTATGTCTCCCACTAGACAGTGTATTAGATTACTCTAGTTCCTGTTATTATAATCTACCAATTACTGTCATTGATAAATTAAATTGAAGAAGGCTCAAAAGATGTATCTCAAATGATAAAATTGACAATGTAGAGGGTATGACTCAAGAACTGTAGTACCATATCACTTGAAGAAACAAAATCAGTACACATTGTAAATTTTCAGTTTCCTTTATCATATAACCATGTCAGTAATTTACTCAGGAGATATTTACTATCCTAAAGATAAAGCAAACGCATAGACAAAACCATCAAGGTTGGGTTACACAACTAAACTGCACATAGACAGAGAGTGACAGATAAATTTCGCTTTAACTAGCTTCCTAGTTTCCAGCACTGAAATAAGTCCACTTCAACCTCCTTGATCCAGTCATGGCATTATCAGTTTTGCTCAGTAGATAAATACAGTAGAAGTACTTACCTAGGTTTTACCAAATACACGATAGTGAAGGCCACAGCTAAAAAGAAGCATAACCCTCCAACAGCCAGATAAGCAATGCCAAGAAAGTCATTTTTTCCACCAAGCCAACTTGATGTGGAAAGCACCAATTTCTTCTTGCCACTGAAACTGTATGTGTTGTAATTGTTCTCTAATGTAACAGTAATGACATCACCCGCATTCAGATCCTGCTCAATCTTCCCATACAATTTCCTAAATGTTGGAAGAGCAGCAGTGCGCATCCAGACAATGAGGTCTTCCTGCTCACTTAACTGTTCACATGAAAAGCAGAGCATATCAATATAGCACTCAGTTACACGAATTTCTCAAGATATCTATGTTTGCAGAGGCAACTATATAGAAAAACCTATCTATTAGGGAAATCTGACACTATAATTTCACTTAACAGATCGAGAGTAGAAGCAAGAATCAGAGCAAACAATTAGAAGCTGTTTCTCTTGGTGGAGGAAAAACATTGGGGTGAATGAATTTCTGAGGAACAAAAGAAAATTACTGAATAAGTGAAACATTCTTATTATTCACCCTCCAAGTCATGGAAGAAAAAGGTCAAATTGGTCTAATATAGAGAGAATGAACAAATTCAGGTACTTGAACTAAATCAAACTAATCACATTACCATGGCACTGTTATAGCTATCACTATTTGCTCATATTATGCCAAGAGATAAGAAACTGAACTTATGCAAAAAAAACACAAAGAGAAGTCTCACAGGTTTTGTAGCGTCAAGTGTTCCACCACCTATAAGAGGGCCACTTTGGAAGTTCTTTGGAAGGACATCCTTTCCAAACTTGTGATCCCTGTCACTCTTCCAAGAAATCCCCTTCTTGTTCACGGTCAAATTTTTGTTTCCAATGgcaaagatatatgtgtcattgAACAAACTCCATGCTATGAGACCACATGGAACAATTGGAGCACCATCTTTTGTCCTTTTTTCTGGATCACAGCCACTTGTTTCATTTTCCTGACTCTTCTTTCTCAATTGTGCATCATTTCGGCTCTTCACGTACCTGCATTCTTATTAATATAGGAAGTTAAAGTTCATAAAAATTGTCATGAGATATTGAATATGCAATAAAGAGCAATCAACATACAATGACAATGTACCATTCTAACTAGTTAATCCACAGAAAGAAACAcaagattttttatctttaaaaggTGGCTTGGTGCATACCTCCTATGGTTCTGGTAGAAGTTATCAAGTTGATAGTACACGTAAATAGGCTGACTCATGTGTTTGGGCACCTACAACAGAACAAAGTTGCATGTCATAACCTTAAGATTAATTCTCCTCTGATGGTTCAAGTCAGAACAATAAGCTGTTCTGTCCTCTTCCTGTTTTCACCTTTCGGAGGAAGAACTCGATAAAGGACGGGACACACTACCTCAAGCGTTCTTGTGCAGGATTTGTCTGTTTCATTATTCTGAATATACGCAACCTTGTCATTAGTCATGTTCAGAGGCACGCAGACATTATCATATCGGTCCACAATCTCGACAACCTGTCAAAGGAAGATGCATGCTCAGAAACAAAAGGCAACCAACATAACAAGAAGACCATGGAATTCCCATCCTGATATTTAGAAGCAAATTAGAGTTTACTATACATCATTGGAGGCCATTAGTGATGCAACGCCAATCGGAACAAATACGACACCGATGAGAGTGAATACAGATATCACCTACACAAGATGGTGCAACCATGGTAAGGTACATATGCTAGATTTCTGATGTGAGTTTCAAGAATACGGGAAGGAAAAAGCTGCTGAGTCTTACCCATTTTGGAGTAAGAATAGGTTTGCATGCTGGGAGCTCCTGCTGCGTAAACCTTGAATCTGAGGACACAATCGAGCGAGAATTAGCTTTTGACATGTCCGTACTTATAAGAGACAATTTCAGCATTCAGTTCAGCAAATACATTGCTCCGTGGAGGCAGATGAAATTGAGGTATGAACAAAACCGATACCTCTCTTAGAAAGGCCAAACAGATCTTTCGACGCAAGCAGCAGACCAATTAGGAATCAAATGAAATCTTGACAACTCAAAACCCAACTGATGAAGAAACGAAAGCATGGATTCCAAGAAAGAGGCAAAAATGATATTTAAAGGCGCATGAACAGCAAACAGCCCAGGAAAACCTCATCGcaccaaaaagaatcaaacttccGCAACAAACAAGAAGAATCCaagaacaacaaaagaaaagaaacgatCTTGACAAGGGATTACACTTAGGCCGCTTGGAGTTCCTCCTGGGAGCTGATCCATCCCCAGATCCGGAGCTGGAACCGACCACGGAACCGTTGACGTTGTTCATCCCAGCAGACACGCTCGGAAGAGCCTCCTCGATATACAACGAAAGGTCGGATTTTGAGATCTGAAACTATAACGATCGATCGCTTAAAAAACCTTCAAGAACACAATAAAGCTGTCGATTCCCCGTAAAACTCCTCCTCCTACTAgtaccaatctctctctctctatatctctCGATCGCGTCTTTGTTTGACTGTGGGAGGACAAAGAATGGAAGAAGCAGCACCTTCCTCCCTCCCGTCTTCGGCCGGCAAAGAAGACGTCTTCCAAACCCAAACCCAGAGAGGTCAACACGGTGCCTTCTGGAGACGCAACTTCAAGTACCAAGCATTCCGCTCCCCTGTCCTGGAAGATTGGTGACCGCTTCGCTGACGGTGACCGTATCCCCACAAGGCCTAAAAAGAATAAACCTCAACTCGGGACACGTATTTTGGTACCACGGAAAGTGCGGGTCCCGCGACCACCAACTTGCTTTTCTGCACTCACCAGCAAGGAAGCGAAGCGAGTACGATCGAACCGAGTACGAAAAACATTGCGTGTAGATGAGCTTTTATTATACCTTGTTCGGGACGGAGTAtttctttaatttattattatttttactttaATAAGAAGGATTAGTAACCGTGACTCGAGTCCACGTTTTATTCATGTGGTCGAAACACACGAATTAGGGCTAATTAATacaataaataatcttatttatcgTAATATCGTCAGTTgtattgaaaaaaaatataataagtgaTATCATATATTATGTTAATGTAAAAAttatgaataaaaatataattttaatatttttatttttaacgattttatttataaaaaaataattttaacatgtcaaaaataaaaaatattaaatattaaattaattttttaatcatcACTCTTACATGGATCCTGTCATGTCACATGTTATTgatgatattaggataaataagattatttattttatatttaaaattataaaaaatataatatacttttttttaaatataagaatCATAATATTAATAAGATCTAAAGGATAACACGTAATTAACCTCATAAATTAGGAAATCAATTCCAAAATATACGATGCTCATATTATATGTTGAATAAATTTGTCAACTAGGACTTTATTTTCTATAGTAAATTTAAATATTGCAAAATCATTGCATGACACAAGCCACGCCATCGCCATGCTGGCATATTTCATCCTTCGTCCTcatttatattatataaatatctaTACAATATAAAGATTTAAGAAGAATCAATGTACAGAATGTCactcttgcaaaaaaaaaaaaaaaattccagatCTTAAAGAAACAACATGAGATGTGACTCAAAAATGACC
The window above is part of the Musa acuminata AAA Group cultivar baxijiao chromosome BXJ2-6, Cavendish_Baxijiao_AAA, whole genome shotgun sequence genome. Proteins encoded here:
- the LOC135615127 gene encoding ALA-interacting subunit 1-like, with protein sequence MNNVNGSVVGSSSGSGDGSAPRRNSKRPKYSRFTQQELPACKPILTPKWVISVFTLIGVVFVPIGVASLMASNDVVEIVDRYDNVCVPLNMTNDKVAYIQNNETDKSCTRTLEVPKHMSQPIYVYYQLDNFYQNHRRYVKSRNDAQLRKKSQENETSGCDPEKRTKDGAPIVPCGLIAWSLFNDTYIFAIGNKNLTVNKKGISWKSDRDHKFGKDVLPKNFQSGPLIGGGTLDATKPLSEQEDLIVWMRTAALPTFRKLYGKIEQDLNAGDVITVTLENNYNTYSFSGKKKLVLSTSSWLGGKNDFLGIAYLAVGGLCFFLAVAFTIVYLVKPRKLGDPSYLSWNRNPAGH